A single region of the Labeo rohita strain BAU-BD-2019 chromosome 3, IGBB_LRoh.1.0, whole genome shotgun sequence genome encodes:
- the LOC127158877 gene encoding nucleolar protein 58-like gives MGKKERKNKRPIHKYHHILKERKKERKKERKKKKEKQERKKERKKKERTETRKNGNKKERKKERKKEQEKEKEKEKEKEKEKEKERKKERKQERKKERKKERKNKKKKKKKKKKKKKKERKNGNKKERKKERKKERKRKKKERKKEKRKKRKKERKKERKKERKKERKKEKRKNKKKKKKKKERKKQERKKERKRKKKRKKQKKKERKKERKKERKKERKKEKRKQERKKIRRKERKKGSNLHM, from the exons ATGGGGAAA aaagaaagaaagaacaaacggCCAATTCACAAATACCATCACAtactaaaagaaagaaagaaagaaagaaagaaagaaagaaagaaaaaaaaggaaaaacaagaaagaaagaaagaaagaaagaaaaaagaaaggacGGAAACAAGAAAGAACggaaacaagaaagaaagaaagaaagaaagaaagaaagaacaagaaaaagaaaaagaaaaagaaaaagaaaaagaaaaagaaaaagaaaaagaaagaaagaaagaacggaaacaagaaagaaagaaagaaagaaagaaggaaagaaagaacaagaaaaagaaaaagaaaaagaaaaagaaaaagaaaaagaaagaaagaaagaacggaaacaagaaagaaagaaagaaagaaagaaagaaagaaagaaaaagaaaaaagaaagaaagaaagaaagaaaaaagaaaaaaaagaaagaaagaaagaaagaaagaaagaaagaaagaaagaaagaaagaaagaaagaaagaaaaaagaaagaacaagaaaaagaaaaagaaaaagaaagaaagaaagaaacaagaaagaaagaaagaaagaaaaagaaaaaaaaaaagaaaaaaacaaaaaaagaaagaaagaaagaaagaaagaaagaaagaaagaaagaaagaaagaaagaaagaaaagagaaaacaagaaagaaagaaaataagaaggaaagaaagaaagaaaggaagcaATTtacacatgtga